The DNA region ACCGTCACCGCGCGCGAGCGGCGGGCCCAGTCGGCCAGGAGTTCGCCGGGCAGTTCGCCGCCCGCGTCGTAGGCGAGGATGTCGTGGTCCAAGGTCTCCAACACCACCGGGAAGCCCGACGCCCGCACGACCTCCCGCAGCACCTCGGCGGGCTCCGCGCCCGCCACCGTCAGGGCCGTGAACGCCTCGTGGACCTGCTCGGCCGCCCGCAGCTCGGCGACCTGAGCGTCGACGATCAGGCCGACCACGGCCTCGGTGACGGCCACGAACTTCGTCTCGCGGGACAGCGTGATCAGCGGCAGACCGTTCCGTTCGGCCGCGGCGGCCAGCGCGGGCGGCAGACTCTCGCTCCAGTGCCGGACCAGCTCGACGACGATCCCCGCCGCGCCGATCCCGGCCAGCTCGTCGACGTACCTGGTCAGGGCCGCGACATCATCGGCGAGGGCGATGCCCGTGGTCAGCACCAGCTCGCCGCCGCGCAGCAGGTGGGCGATGTCGGCGACCTCGGCCGCGTGCACCCAGCGGACCCGATTGGACAGTCCGGACGCGCCCGCGACGACCGCGGGCGCACCCTGCCGCACGACCGGCAGGGCCAGGATCTCCGACACAGTCGGGTACATCGACACACTGTAAGTCCGGCCCGCGGTCACCGATACATCTTGACCATCGCGGCGCGGTGCCGCCGCCCAGGACGGGATACATTCCTGCCCATGCCGACCGCACCGTCGCCCGCCCGCCTGCTCCGCTGGTCCGCCGCCGCGGCGCTGGCACTGTTCGTACTGGTCGCGGGCCCGGCCATGGCCGACCCGCCGGAGCGGCTGCGTGATCAGGTCACCGACAATTCCGGCGCGCTCGACGCGGCCGGGCGGGACGCGGTGACGGCTGCGGTCGACAAGCTCTACGACTCGCGCAAGCTTCGGCTCTGGGTTGTCTTCGTCGCCGACTTCACCGGCGAGGAGGGGCCGCGCTGGGCCGAGGACACCGCGACCCTCAGCTCCCTCGGCGACCGGGACGTGCTGCTCGCCGTGGCGACCGTCGACCGCTCGTACGGCCTCTACTCGGCGGGCCTGCCGCAGGAGATCACCGACAACGAGTTCACCGAGCTGCGGGTCGACAGCATCGAACCCGCCCTGCGCGACCAGGACTGGGCGGGCGCCGTCGTGGCCGCGGCCAACGGCCTCGACGGTGCGATGGCGCCGAGCACGGTCTCCGCGCGACCGCTGCTGATCGGCGGCGCGGTCGTGCTCGTCGGCGGCGGCGGCGTGTACTTCTACACCCGCAAGCGCAGGCGCGACCGGGCCGAGGCGAGCATCGCCGCCGCGCGCGAGATCGACCCGAACGACACCGCGGCCCTCGCCGCCCTGCCGATCGACGCGCTCGACGCCCGGTCACGGGAAGTCCTCGTGGAGATGGACAACGCGCTGCGCACCAGCGCCGAGGAACTCGACCTGGCCCGCGGCGAGTTCGGCGACGCCCAGACCCAGCCGTTCACCACCGCGTTCACCACCGCCAAGCAAGCCCTCGCCCACGCCTTCACCCTGCGCCAGCGGCTCGACGACAACATCCCCGAGACGCCCGCGGAGCAGCGCGACCTGCTCGTCGAGCTGATCAGCAGCTGCGGCAAGGCCGACCGCGAACTCGACGCCCGCGTCGCCGAGTTCGACGGCATGCGCGACCTGCTGATCGACGCCCCCCAGCGACTCGACACGCTCACCCAGGAGATGGTCGCGCTGACCACGCGCCTGCCGGAGTCGGAGGCCACGCTGGCCCGGCTGGTCGCGGAGTTCCCGGCGCCCGTGCTGGCCCCGATCCGCGACAACGTCACCCAGGCCCGGCAGCGCCTGGCCTTCGCCGACCAGAACATCACCGCGGGCCGCGAGGCGACCGCACGACCGGCGGGCGAGCAGGGCGCGGTGGTCGCCGCCATCCGCGCCGCCGAGGGCGCCGTCGGCCAGTCCCGCACCTTGCTCGACGCCGTCGACCACGGCGCCGACAACATCCGCACGGCCATCGCGGGCCTGCCCGCCGCCATCGAGGACACCCGCGCCGACCTCGCCGCCGCCCGCGACCTGGCCGCCCACGGCGGCGAGCTGCTCGCCTCGGCCATGGAAGCCGCCGAAGCCGCCCTCGCCTCGGCCGAGGCCACCAAGGACACCAACCCCTTGGGCGCCTACACCGACCTCGCCGCCGCCGACGTCGAACTCGACAAGGCCGTCAGCACCGCGGCCACGGCGAAGGACCGCACGGACCGCCTGCGCCAGCAGGTCGACCAGACCCTCGCCACCGCCAGGGCCCAGCTGTCCGCCGCCACCGACTACATCGCCACCCGCCGCGGCGCCGTCGAGGCCGAGGCCCGTACGCGCCTGTCGGAGGCACAGCGGCACCTGGCCGAAGCCGAGCAGGCCACCGACCTCGCGGTCGCACTCCAACACGCCCAAACCGCCGCGGGCCTGGCCGCCCGCGCGTCCTCGGCGGCGGAGTCAGACGTCCGCGACTGGGAGAGCAGGCAGAACCAGTCCGGCTTCGGCGGCAACACCGGCGCGGTCCTTGGCGGCATCCTGCTGGACAGCGTCCTGCGCGGCGGCTTCGGCTCCGGCAGCCGGGGCGGTCGTTGGGGCGGTGGCGGCAGCGGCCCCGGTTCATTCGGCGGCGCGGGCAGCTCCCGCCGAATCGGCGGCGGCGGCCGCTTCTAAGCGCTGTCCTGCATTTGCTTTTGGGGACCGAAGGTCCCTGCATTTCCCCTGCACGAGGGAGCGCCCTCGCCGACGAAGAACGAACGAGTGCACAACGCGCGTCAACGAGACATGATCTGACTCAGCTCGTGCAGCAGCAGAGCAGCGCTCTCCGTCAGATAGTCTAGAAACCGTTGCACCGCAGGCGGTCGCGGCCTGCGGTCGACCACCGCCGCGTAGATCGCACGTGGGGATGCCTCATCGGCATGCAGACGCTTGACCAGAATGTCCGGTCGCAGTGCCGTCGCCGCGAGGCCGGGTACAAGCGTGATCCCCAGACCCGCCGCGACCAACCCCTGTTTCGCGGTCCACTCCTGCACGACGTAACGCACCGACGGCCGGAAACCCGACCGCAAGCACATGCCGATCAATGTGTCCTCGACAGTCGTAGACCCCGCGATCCAGCTCTCACCCGCCAACTCCGTCAGCCGCAGCGTCCGGCGCCCGGCGAACCGGTGGTCGGTGGGCAGCGCGACCAGCAGGGGATCGTCGAGAAGGTGGTGCAATGCCAGCCCCTCGACCGACCCAGGTGAGCCCGCGAGCACCGCCACATCCAGCTCGCCCGCGCGCAGCCTGCCGATGTGCGCCGCGGTGAGCCCGTCGGACAGCGACAGCTCCACGCGCGGGTGCGCGGCCTGAAACGCCGCCATCGCGCGCGGCACCAGCACCGCCTCCGCCGTGGCGAACGCGCCGATGCGCAGCCTTCCCGTGTCCACCTCACGCAACGCGGTCAGGTCGCGGCGGGCCGCG from Alloactinosynnema sp. L-07 includes:
- a CDS encoding TPM domain-containing protein; translated protein: MPTAPSPARLLRWSAAAALALFVLVAGPAMADPPERLRDQVTDNSGALDAAGRDAVTAAVDKLYDSRKLRLWVVFVADFTGEEGPRWAEDTATLSSLGDRDVLLAVATVDRSYGLYSAGLPQEITDNEFTELRVDSIEPALRDQDWAGAVVAAANGLDGAMAPSTVSARPLLIGGAVVLVGGGGVYFYTRKRRRDRAEASIAAAREIDPNDTAALAALPIDALDARSREVLVEMDNALRTSAEELDLARGEFGDAQTQPFTTAFTTAKQALAHAFTLRQRLDDNIPETPAEQRDLLVELISSCGKADRELDARVAEFDGMRDLLIDAPQRLDTLTQEMVALTTRLPESEATLARLVAEFPAPVLAPIRDNVTQARQRLAFADQNITAGREATARPAGEQGAVVAAIRAAEGAVGQSRTLLDAVDHGADNIRTAIAGLPAAIEDTRADLAAARDLAAHGGELLASAMEAAEAALASAEATKDTNPLGAYTDLAAADVELDKAVSTAATAKDRTDRLRQQVDQTLATARAQLSAATDYIATRRGAVEAEARTRLSEAQRHLAEAEQATDLAVALQHAQTAAGLAARASSAAESDVRDWESRQNQSGFGGNTGAVLGGILLDSVLRGGFGSGSRGGRWGGGGSGPGSFGGAGSSRRIGGGGRF
- a CDS encoding LysR family transcriptional regulator, with translation MDIVRLSVFREVAVLGSFTAAARSLRYTQSAVSRQIAALEEDVAAVLFDRVPRGVRLTDEGRCLLGHADAVLDRLDAARRDLTALREVDTGRLRIGAFATAEAVLVPRAMAAFQAAHPRVELSLSDGLTAAHIGRLRAGELDVAVLAGSPGSVEGLALHHLLDDPLLVALPTDHRFAGRRTLRLTELAGESWIAGSTTVEDTLIGMCLRSGFRPSVRYVVQEWTAKQGLVAAGLGITLVPGLAATALRPDILVKRLHADEASPRAIYAAVVDRRPRPPAVQRFLDYLTESAALLLHELSQIMSR